GCACGACTCAGCGACCATTGCGGACTTCCTACCGGATAAGAGTGGGATGTGGAGGATGACGGGTGAAAATTATTGTTCCATCTGCTTCGCTAGGAAGCCCGCCGCTGTTTCTGCCAATTTAATCTCCATTTCTCCCATACGTACATCAGGTTCTCGACTGCAAATGATGACGGCTCCGATAGGATCGCCTTCTGAAATAATCGGTGCGATAACTTCCGCCAGGAACTTATCGTCTTCATCATCCCCAATTAAGCTACCCTTCGGTTTGTGATCGCCACGATTATAGGCCAGCGTTTTACGTTCTTCCATCGCCTTTTCCACCAAAGCACCCAAGGGTTTATTCAGAAATTCCTTTTTAGGAGCTCCGGCCACCGCAATAACGGCGTCCCGATCCGCAATGAGGGCAATGTGGCCGACCGCCTCATATAACGAATCCGCATATTCTTTGGCGAAATCTCCCAATTCCCCAATCGGTGAGTATTTTTTGAGAATCACCTCTCCATCCCGGTCGACAAAAATTTCTAGGGGGTCTCCCTCACGAATCCGTAACGTTCTCCGTATCTCTTTGGGTATCACCACCCGACCCAAGTCATCTATTCGGCGCACAATGCCGGTAGCTTTCACTGATGGCCCTCCTTTCGCCTGCGGCCTTTCAGGGGTAGTATATCGACGAACCGCGGCGTTTATGCATTTTTTCCAGATATACCGGATGGTAGAAAAAACAGCTGATTAAAAAATTCTGACGTGAGCTTGGCGTATGATCGGTTGAGACCAGTGATCAAAGACCTGTGTCTTGGACTGATTCCACAACTCGCTTCGAATGCCGGCTTCTACGGTATGATTCAGCGGCAATGGCTTTCCACCTTGCTTCGCTTGAACTTCGATGATAGCGTAGCCTAAATGCATATGAACTATACCCTCTTGTCCCGGAGAATGGGCACGAAGGAATTGAATGGTGGGAGAGGGGGAATGGGCAGGAATTGATACCCATCCCATTTCGCCGCCAGATAGCGCATTTTGGTGATCTATCGAGAATTTTTGGGCCAGTGCCTGAAAGTGTGCACCGTGTTTATATTGCTGGCTGACACTTTGAGCCAGGCTAGCATTTTTCACCACAATTTCCCGGGCTAGAACTTCTTTCGGAGTCACAAATTGGTCCTGATGGGTGTGATAATACTGGCTAATTTCAGTCAAGGAAGGGGCTGGCACATGGCTTGTCACATGGTTAAAGGCGGCCAGCAGCCAGACTTGTTGGGTCACATAATTTTTTAGAGCTGATGAAGTTAAGTGATACCGGTTAAGGGCTTGGGGCAAGCCCAGATGCTCACGACGCAAGACCTGCTGAATCTTGGCTTGGGCTTCACTGGCGGCCATGGTGGGTGAAAGCCAGTGTTTCTTTTGACTATAATGGGCAACGGCTACTTGATCCGCATAGGTTTTGACTTGGTAGGTCTTCCACTGTGGCGAAAAATTTGGCAGCTTGCCAGTTAACAGCGCATTGGCTCTGAGTACCGCCTGCCACTGTGCATTAGAAATGAGTTGTCCATCTACTTCCGCCACATTAGCAGGATCGGCAGCGCCACAAGCTGTCAATAACCCCAGTAATCCCCAAAACAATAGGCCAACAAGGCCATTAACCGCTTTCCTGCTTTGCACCAGCGAGAGCCCCTTTCATGGTGAGGAGCACATCTTCGGCGACGTCTAACGCGTGTTCGACACTGTGCCGAAGTGGCAGCTTCACACTCAATTCAGGTGCTTTGGCGGGCGAAGGAATTAACCGACCGGGATAGCGCGCCGCAAGTTGCCGGATGACATCAACGCCCATAGGGGTTTCAGGCAAGGTCGTCAACACGAGCCGATCTTTCTTATGGCTTAACTGCACAATCTTTAAATCTTTCGCCATGACCCGCACTCTCGATAACTGTAATAACCGCGTCACCTCAACGG
The Sulfobacillus thermosulfidooxidans DNA segment above includes these coding regions:
- the spoVT gene encoding stage V sporulation protein T, which codes for MKATGIVRRIDDLGRVVIPKEIRRTLRIREGDPLEIFVDRDGEVILKKYSPIGELGDFAKEYADSLYEAVGHIALIADRDAVIAVAGAPKKEFLNKPLGALVEKAMEERKTLAYNRGDHKPKGSLIGDDEDDKFLAEVIAPIISEGDPIGAVIICSREPDVRMGEMEIKLAETAAGFLAKQMEQ
- a CDS encoding peptidylprolyl isomerase, encoding MQSRKAVNGLVGLLFWGLLGLLTACGAADPANVAEVDGQLISNAQWQAVLRANALLTGKLPNFSPQWKTYQVKTYADQVAVAHYSQKKHWLSPTMAASEAQAKIQQVLRREHLGLPQALNRYHLTSSALKNYVTQQVWLLAAFNHVTSHVPAPSLTEISQYYHTHQDQFVTPKEVLAREIVVKNASLAQSVSQQYKHGAHFQALAQKFSIDHQNALSGGEMGWVSIPAHSPSPTIQFLRAHSPGQEGIVHMHLGYAIIEVQAKQGGKPLPLNHTVEAGIRSELWNQSKTQVFDHWSQPIIRQAHVRIF